Proteins encoded in a region of the Neodiprion virginianus isolate iyNeoVirg1 chromosome 2, iyNeoVirg1.1, whole genome shotgun sequence genome:
- the LOC124297581 gene encoding uncharacterized protein LOC124297581, giving the protein MLEAPPGSHEDLVEAARIPCTQQSDLDAMLYGYTNSIYVLDHAQESLPDMDMLQLFASPAGRALVVNESQPKGSMLTSCLSRESSSRSKNSCRRASGTGTASAPASPPRHRKSSAELYKEAAEILGLTCSMTDSCRCIDCQSNYFDCEEDYGDTRTEVAAGTPILHALSHPLTCTIQ; this is encoded by the exons ATGCTGGAGGCCCCACCGGGCAGCCACGAGGACCTGGTCGAGGCTGCTAGGATACCGTGCACACAGCAATCGG ATCTCGACGCTATGTTGTACGGCTACACAAACAGTATTTACGTGCTGGACCATGCGCAGGAATCGTTGCCG GACATGGACATGCTGCAGCTATTCGCCTCGCCGGCGGGAAGAGCGTTGGTGGTGAACGAAAGCCAGCCGAAAGGTTCGATGCTGACTTCCTGCCTGTCGCGAGAATCGTCGTCGAGGTCGAAGAACAGCTGCAGACGAGCTTCGGGAACGGGAACCGCGAGTGCCCCGGCATCGCCTCCTCGACACCGGAAGTCCAGCGCCGAGCTTTACAAGGAAGCGGCGGAGATACTCGGACTCACGTGCTCGATGACTGACAGCTGTCGATGCATCGACTGCCAG AGCAACTACTTTGACTGCGAGGAGGATTACGGCGACACGAGAACGGAAGTCGCCGCAGGCACGCCGATTCTTCACGCTCTTTCGCATCCGCTTACTTGTACCATTCAGTAG